Proteins encoded together in one Archaeoglobus neptunius window:
- a CDS encoding DUF483 domain-containing protein — translation MGKSRKDIFRQYFWLNPVFFLELSRIECGLARCVIPQQVFQVNPVTLEELNFTYRCFLNEEIDVSELFHRSEVLEKRLAEEIAEDNIASVAKEMGFKIQPTIIFVNRILSHPVLSPDVQFYVAKEFDKQRIKNVEKKILSGKMEREKGRERLIVLEGRMLGYPDCCISGYLEGKKGLPAESRIITECVECGTFRLLLDSIVRSEIISFPQFFTSNFYPCSIECEQAIEVGRSIESWLESKEYIDAFRIRTMANALYLLVTAHKASKTEGGFGKRLQEYFSSLSAQEVEIVKAAENVIINITPFTNILISRIVGGLSEKEKSAENQKN, via the coding sequence ATGGGTAAATCCAGAAAAGATATCTTCAGGCAATATTTCTGGCTTAATCCGGTTTTCTTTCTCGAACTTTCAAGAATTGAGTGTGGGCTAGCCAGATGTGTTATCCCACAGCAGGTTTTTCAGGTTAACCCAGTAACGCTTGAAGAGTTGAATTTTACCTACAGATGTTTTTTAAATGAAGAAATTGATGTTTCGGAGCTGTTTCACCGTTCTGAGGTGCTCGAAAAAAGATTGGCAGAGGAAATAGCTGAGGACAACATCGCCAGCGTGGCGAAAGAAATGGGTTTTAAAATACAGCCCACGATTATCTTTGTGAACAGAATTCTGAGTCATCCTGTCCTATCCCCTGACGTGCAGTTCTACGTGGCAAAGGAGTTCGACAAACAGAGAATAAAAAATGTCGAGAAGAAAATTTTGAGCGGAAAAATGGAAAGGGAAAAGGGCAGGGAAAGACTGATCGTGCTGGAGGGCAGAATGCTCGGATACCCAGATTGCTGCATTAGTGGCTACCTTGAGGGCAAAAAAGGGTTACCTGCAGAAAGCAGAATTATCACAGAGTGTGTGGAATGCGGGACATTCCGATTGCTTTTAGACAGCATTGTCAGGTCAGAAATCATTTCCTTTCCGCAGTTCTTCACCTCAAACTTCTACCCGTGCAGCATAGAATGTGAACAGGCAATCGAAGTGGGGAGGAGCATCGAGAGCTGGCTTGAGTCAAAGGAGTATATAGACGCTTTCAGGATAAGGACTATGGCAAATGCCCTCTACCTGCTTGTCACAGCCCACAAAGCCTCGAAAACTGAGGGTGGTTTTGGAAAAAGGTTACAGGAGTATTTCTCTTCCCTGTCAGCGCAGGAGGTTGAAATCGTTAAGGCTGCTGAAAATGTCATTATAAATATTACACCATTCACAAATATTTTAATCTCAAGAATTGTTGGCGGTCTTTCAGAAAAAGAAAAATCCGCAGAAAATCAAAAAAATTAA
- the dsrA gene encoding dissimilatory-type sulfite reductase subunit alpha: protein MSETPLLDELEKGPWPSFVKEIKKTAEMIEKAAAEGKDVKMPKGASGLLKQLEISYKDKKTHWKHGGIVSVVGYGGGVIGRYSDLGEQIPEVEHFHTMRINQPSGWFYSTKALRGLCDVWEKWGSGVTNFHGSTGDIIFLGTRSEYLQPCFEDLGKLEIPFDIGGSGSDLRTPSACMGPALCEFACYDTLELCYDLTMAYQDELHRPMWPYKFKIKCSGCPNDCVAAKARSDFAIIGTWKDEIKIDQEAVKEYAQWMDIENEIVKLCPTGAIKWDGKELTIDNKNCVRCMHCINKMPKALKPGDERGATVLIGGKAPFVEGAVIGWVAIPFIEVKKPYDEIKEILEAIWDWWDEEGKFRERVGEMIWRKGMKEFLKVIGKDADVRMVKAPRNNPFMFFEQEELKHSAYIEELKKRGLF, encoded by the coding sequence ATGTCAGAAACTCCTTTGCTTGATGAGTTGGAAAAAGGGCCTTGGCCAAGTTTTGTAAAGGAAATAAAGAAGACGGCAGAGATGATAGAAAAAGCTGCTGCTGAGGGCAAGGATGTAAAGATGCCAAAAGGAGCAAGCGGGCTGCTCAAACAGCTTGAAATCTCATACAAGGACAAGAAGACCCACTGGAAACATGGAGGTATCGTATCAGTTGTGGGTTACGGTGGTGGAGTCATCGGAAGGTATTCCGACCTCGGCGAACAGATACCTGAGGTCGAGCACTTCCACACAATGCGTATAAATCAGCCATCCGGATGGTTCTACTCAACCAAAGCTCTCAGAGGCCTGTGTGACGTATGGGAGAAGTGGGGAAGCGGTGTCACGAATTTCCATGGATCGACTGGAGACATAATCTTCCTCGGAACCAGGAGTGAATACCTGCAGCCCTGCTTTGAAGACCTCGGTAAACTTGAGATTCCATTCGACATTGGAGGCAGTGGATCAGACCTCAGAACCCCATCAGCCTGCATGGGTCCTGCTCTCTGTGAATTTGCATGCTACGACACTCTGGAACTCTGCTATGACCTCACAATGGCATATCAGGACGAGCTCCACAGGCCAATGTGGCCGTATAAATTCAAGATAAAGTGCTCAGGCTGTCCGAACGATTGTGTAGCTGCAAAGGCAAGATCAGACTTTGCGATTATCGGAACATGGAAAGATGAAATTAAGATCGATCAGGAGGCTGTGAAAGAGTACGCCCAGTGGATGGACATTGAAAACGAGATCGTAAAGCTCTGTCCCACGGGAGCGATCAAGTGGGATGGCAAGGAGCTTACAATCGACAACAAGAACTGTGTCAGATGTATGCACTGTATAAACAAGATGCCCAAAGCTCTCAAACCAGGAGACGAGAGGGGAGCCACAGTCCTCATAGGCGGTAAAGCACCGTTCGTTGAAGGAGCCGTTATAGGATGGGTGGCAATTCCATTCATTGAGGTTAAAAAACCATACGACGAAATAAAAGAGATTCTTGAGGCAATCTGGGACTGGTGGGACGAAGAGGGCAAGTTCAGAGAGAGAGTTGGAGAGATGATATGGAGAAAGGGAATGAAGGAGTTCCTCAAGGTAATCGGCAAGGATGCAGATGTCAGGATGGTCAAGGCACCCAGAAACAACCCGTTCATGTTCTTCGAGCAGGAGGAATTGAAGCATTCAGCGTATATTGAAGAGTTGAAAAAGAGGGGGTTGTTCTAA
- the cobA gene encoding uroporphyrinogen-III C-methyltransferase, whose product MVGKVYIVGAGPGNFELLTIKAYRLIREADVILYDRLVGEEIEDFLRSLKGKEIVYVGKERGERGEKRQQEINRLMKRYADEGKTIVRLKGGDPGVFGRLMEEMEFLHRHSIPFEVVPGVSSVNGAPACSNISLTHPEKSFGFLVVSGRDSGRIKDLWKEGTLVILMGGCTAREVALNLMRSGVGPETDVAVIERGSFEDQRITFSTVKDLAGRENDFMSPALIVVGGVVGLSKKFHDF is encoded by the coding sequence GTGGTAGGGAAAGTTTACATAGTCGGTGCTGGCCCGGGTAATTTTGAGCTTTTGACGATCAAGGCGTACAGGCTAATCAGGGAAGCTGACGTCATCCTTTATGACCGTCTGGTTGGGGAAGAAATTGAGGACTTCCTTCGCAGTTTGAAGGGTAAAGAGATTGTATATGTGGGTAAGGAGAGGGGAGAGAGAGGGGAAAAGAGACAACAGGAAATCAACAGATTGATGAAAAGGTATGCCGATGAGGGCAAGACCATTGTCAGGTTGAAAGGTGGCGACCCGGGTGTTTTTGGAAGATTGATGGAGGAGATGGAATTTCTGCATCGGCACAGCATACCATTTGAGGTTGTTCCCGGTGTGAGTTCGGTCAATGGCGCTCCTGCATGCTCGAACATTTCGCTCACACATCCTGAAAAGAGTTTCGGGTTTTTGGTTGTAAGCGGCAGGGATTCGGGGAGGATAAAGGATCTGTGGAAAGAAGGCACCCTTGTAATACTGATGGGTGGATGTACGGCAAGGGAGGTTGCCCTGAATTTAATGAGGTCCGGAGTGGGTCCTGAAACGGATGTTGCAGTCATTGAGAGGGGGAGTTTCGAAGATCAGAGGATTACCTTCTCGACGGTAAAAGATCTGGCAGGACGTGAAAACGACTTCATGAGCCCCGCCCTCATCGTTGTTGGAGGTGTTGTGGGACTTTCAAAAAAATTTCACGATTTTTAA
- a CDS encoding dissimilatory sulfite reductase D family protein, protein MADYTEEDRKKVLEQLGKKTWKIPELAKILKMDKKVVKKIVQDLINEGVAAYWSSGSTTYVSTKEHIDELEKRRAEG, encoded by the coding sequence ATGGCCGATTACACAGAAGAAGATAGAAAGAAGGTTTTGGAGCAGCTCGGTAAGAAAACCTGGAAAATCCCGGAGCTTGCCAAGATACTCAAAATGGACAAAAAGGTAGTGAAGAAAATAGTGCAGGATTTGATTAACGAGGGAGTCGCTGCTTACTGGTCTTCCGGCTCAACAACGTACGTCTCAACCAAAGAACATATAGATGAGCTTGAAAAGAGAAGGGCTGAAGGTTAA
- a CDS encoding DUF504 domain-containing protein, protein MRNCNTRDVLNRFKWHPELDFSKVRIIYIDRPRGFSEIRGDDIQKIGHMFLYLSSGAAIPHHRIVEIRYGDEVVWKRR, encoded by the coding sequence ATGAGGAATTGTAATACCAGAGACGTTCTGAACAGGTTCAAATGGCATCCCGAACTGGATTTTTCAAAAGTGAGGATAATTTATATAGATCGTCCCAGGGGTTTCTCAGAGATCCGGGGTGATGACATTCAGAAGATCGGTCACATGTTTCTGTATCTCAGTTCTGGAGCTGCCATCCCCCATCACAGAATAGTTGAAATCAGGTATGGGGATGAGGTCGTATGGAAAAGGCGGTAA
- the dsrB gene encoding dissimilatory-type sulfite reductase subunit beta, with protein MVVEGVKTDFGPPYYKDLLHPVIAKNYGKWKYHEVVKPGVIKRVAESGDTIYVVRFGTPRLLSIYTVRELCDIADKYSDGYLRWTSRNNVEFFVTDESKIDDLINEVQEKVGFPCGGTWDASKGEYGLTNIVHTQGWIHCHTPAIDASGIVKAVMDELYEYFTEHKLPALCRISLACCANMCGAVHASDIAIVGIHRTPPMPDDDAIRRTCEIPSTVAACPTGALKPDMKNKTIKVDVEKCMYCGNCYTMCPGMPLFDPENDGAAIMVGGKLSDARRAPELSKVVVPWVPNEPPRWPTLVKYVKQILEAWAANANKHERLIEWVDRIGWERFFEITGLEFTQHLIDDYRITPYFYSEFRASTQFRW; from the coding sequence ATGGTAGTTGAAGGTGTTAAAACGGATTTTGGTCCACCATACTACAAGGACCTGCTCCACCCGGTTATTGCCAAAAACTACGGTAAGTGGAAGTATCACGAGGTTGTGAAGCCAGGAGTCATCAAGAGAGTTGCCGAAAGCGGAGATACGATATATGTTGTAAGATTTGGAACCCCCAGATTGCTCAGCATCTACACCGTCAGAGAGCTTTGTGATATCGCCGACAAATACTCAGACGGCTACCTCAGATGGACAAGCAGAAACAACGTGGAGTTTTTCGTTACAGACGAGAGCAAGATTGACGACCTGATAAACGAAGTTCAGGAAAAGGTCGGATTCCCATGCGGCGGTACCTGGGACGCTTCAAAGGGAGAATACGGACTTACAAACATCGTCCACACCCAGGGCTGGATACACTGCCACACTCCGGCTATTGACGCTTCCGGTATCGTCAAAGCCGTGATGGACGAGCTGTACGAGTACTTCACAGAACACAAGCTCCCCGCACTCTGCAGAATCAGCCTTGCATGCTGCGCAAACATGTGTGGAGCCGTCCATGCCTCAGATATCGCTATCGTCGGAATCCACAGAACCCCGCCCATGCCTGACGACGATGCCATCAGGAGAACGTGTGAGATTCCCTCCACAGTTGCAGCATGCCCAACAGGAGCTCTCAAGCCAGATATGAAGAACAAGACAATCAAGGTTGACGTTGAGAAGTGCATGTACTGCGGTAACTGCTACACAATGTGTCCTGGAATGCCGCTGTTCGACCCAGAAAACGATGGTGCCGCAATAATGGTCGGTGGAAAGCTCTCTGATGCAAGGAGGGCACCTGAGCTGTCCAAGGTCGTTGTGCCATGGGTTCCAAATGAACCGCCAAGATGGCCAACCCTCGTCAAGTACGTCAAGCAGATCTTAGAAGCATGGGCAGCAAATGCTAACAAGCACGAGAGGCTCATTGAGTGGGTGGACAGAATTGGCTGGGAGAGATTCTTTGAGATCACCGGACTTGAGTTCACGCAGCACCTGATCGACGACTACAGAATTACACCGTACTTCTACAGCGAGTTCAGAGCATCGACACAGTTCAGATGGTAG
- a CDS encoding 4Fe-4S dicluster domain-containing protein, with amino-acid sequence MAEINVDQDKCSGCGECISVCPGGVFEFNDDGKSYPANPDECQECCSCVEVCPEGAITVDVCE; translated from the coding sequence ATGGCTGAAATAAATGTTGACCAGGACAAATGCAGTGGATGTGGAGAATGCATTTCCGTTTGCCCCGGAGGAGTTTTTGAGTTCAACGACGACGGAAAGAGCTACCCTGCAAACCCTGATGAGTGTCAGGAGTGCTGCTCCTGCGTAGAGGTCTGCCCTGAGGGAGCAATTACAGTGGACGTCTGCGAGTAA
- a CDS encoding ArsR family transcriptional regulator, translating to MVKRAKLVNDVVELIPIFHLLSTETYRKVYSALLEGWHTAEELNDMFGEGYEDALKILKNAGMLEAKWRMPSDPGGKPEKEYHVSYTHVSANFYISLKDLNKVLEVVFMTDGEVEEYVRKIESEIMAGRTSIPYITKNLNLDPLFLRAIAKRSLRLNLKGQLIEIAKNEEL from the coding sequence ATGGTTAAAAGGGCCAAACTCGTCAACGATGTTGTGGAGCTGATACCGATATTTCATCTGCTGTCGACAGAAACTTACAGGAAAGTTTATTCTGCTCTTCTTGAGGGTTGGCACACGGCGGAAGAGCTTAATGATATGTTTGGGGAGGGTTATGAGGATGCGTTGAAGATACTGAAAAATGCAGGGATGCTCGAGGCCAAGTGGCGAATGCCATCAGACCCCGGTGGGAAACCGGAGAAAGAATACCACGTTAGCTACACGCATGTGAGTGCAAATTTCTATATCTCCCTGAAGGATCTGAACAAAGTTCTTGAAGTTGTTTTTATGACCGACGGTGAGGTTGAGGAATACGTAAGAAAAATAGAGAGTGAGATAATGGCGGGAAGAACGTCCATTCCTTATATAACCAAAAACCTGAATCTAGACCCGCTGTTTCTCAGGGCGATAGCCAAACGATCTCTCAGACTTAATTTGAAAGGCCAGTTAATTGAGATAGCGAAAAATGAGGAATTGTAA